A genomic stretch from Sulfurihydrogenibium azorense Az-Fu1 includes:
- a CDS encoding NAD(P)H-dependent flavin oxidoreductase, translating into MALPTLRIGKYEIQYPIIQGGMGVGISWENLAGNVSKNGCLGVVSSVGTGYRYPNYVKLKDGRPVGSKYIHNKEALTRIIKDAKEIAGGEKAVIGVNILCAITDYDRVVRDSIEAGANIIISGAGLPLRLPEYAEGSDVALVPIVSSARALRVICKHWKKKYNRLPDAVVLEGPLSGGHQGIPYEDCFKPEYQLENLLPEVLKERDMWGDFPVIVAGGIWSKEDIEWYISQGAAGVQMGTRFVGTYECDASMEFKKVIINAKKEDIVLLKSPVGYPARGIVTKLIKDIENGTAPEVKCISNCVVPCNHGEEAKKVGYCIADRLGDAYLGKVETGLFFSGSNGYRIKRLVHVKDLIRELVEGIPSGQEIPQEVDLVKT; encoded by the coding sequence ATGGCATTACCAACTTTAAGAATAGGAAAATATGAAATACAGTATCCAATAATCCAAGGTGGTATGGGTGTTGGAATATCTTGGGAAAACTTGGCAGGAAACGTAAGTAAAAACGGTTGTCTTGGTGTCGTGTCTTCTGTTGGAACAGGTTATAGGTATCCTAACTACGTAAAACTAAAAGATGGAAGACCAGTAGGTAGTAAGTACATACACAATAAAGAAGCTTTAACAAGAATAATAAAAGATGCTAAAGAGATTGCTGGTGGAGAGAAGGCTGTAATAGGTGTTAACATACTTTGTGCAATTACAGATTACGATAGAGTTGTTAGAGATTCAATAGAAGCTGGAGCAAACATTATAATATCAGGTGCAGGACTTCCTCTTAGACTACCAGAGTACGCTGAAGGGTCTGATGTTGCTTTAGTGCCGATAGTATCATCTGCAAGGGCATTAAGGGTTATATGTAAACACTGGAAGAAAAAGTATAATAGACTACCTGATGCGGTAGTTTTAGAAGGGCCGTTATCTGGTGGACACCAAGGTATTCCTTATGAAGACTGTTTTAAACCAGAATACCAACTTGAAAACTTACTACCAGAAGTCTTAAAAGAGAGGGATATGTGGGGTGATTTTCCCGTTATAGTAGCAGGTGGTATATGGAGTAAGGAAGATATTGAGTGGTACATTTCTCAAGGTGCAGCAGGCGTACAGATGGGAACAAGATTTGTAGGAACGTATGAGTGTGATGCTTCTATGGAGTTTAAAAAAGTTATAATAAATGCAAAAAAAGAAGATATAGTTCTTTTAAAGTCTCCTGTTGGATATCCTGCAAGGGGTATAGTTACCAAGTTAATTAAAGATATAGAGAATGGTACAGCTCCAGAAGTTAAATGTATATCAAACTGTGTAGTCCCTTGTAACCACGGAGAAGAAGCTAAAAAAGTAGGCTACTGTATAGCAGATAGACTTGGGGATGCATACCTTGGAAAAGTTGAAACAGGTCTATTCTTTTCTGGATCAAACGGTTATAGGATAAAAAGGCTTGTACATGTAAAAGATCTTATAAGGGAGTTAGTTGAAGGTATTCCTTCAGGGCAAGAGATACCACAAGAAGTAGATTTAGTAAAAACTTAA
- a CDS encoding MFS transporter — protein sequence MANVSTKKVALSGMVGNILEWYDFTLYGYLAVILSKLFFPSDNEFASLLASFGAFAVGFFFRPLGSVILGYIGDKYGRKKALIISIFLMAFPTFFIGLLPTYNDIGVLAPILLIILRILQGISTGGEYTTSVSFVVEHSPAEKRGFYGSINLLGAVIGIMFGSLMGAFITSIFDKESLETFGWRIGFLFGIVLAFVGIYLRRKAEETPVFLAIEEENKTKNPLLKTFIHHPKEFLISIIYSSLQGVAFFLLFVYLPTFYQKVLKIEPSTALFINSFAMTVLILLIPVMAYLSDKVGRKLFLLVSTFLYSVSSVFLFKLILTGDITNIIVAHVLFAVISSGFMAILPTFLIETFPADVRNTAFSVGYNIALGIFGGTVPIVATYLISKTQNPLSPSFYLTAVAFAVFITTLFIKETKNKPLY from the coding sequence ATGGCCAACGTTTCTACAAAGAAGGTTGCCCTATCTGGAATGGTAGGCAACATCTTAGAATGGTACGATTTTACACTCTATGGTTATTTAGCTGTTATTTTATCAAAACTTTTCTTCCCCTCTGATAATGAGTTTGCGTCTCTACTTGCATCTTTTGGAGCTTTTGCAGTTGGTTTTTTCTTTAGACCGTTAGGGTCTGTTATACTTGGTTATATAGGTGATAAGTACGGAAGAAAAAAAGCCTTAATTATATCTATATTCTTAATGGCATTCCCCACGTTTTTTATAGGACTACTTCCCACTTACAACGATATTGGTGTTTTAGCTCCTATACTCCTTATAATCCTTAGAATACTTCAAGGAATATCTACAGGAGGAGAGTATACTACATCTGTTTCTTTTGTTGTAGAACATTCTCCTGCTGAGAAGAGAGGGTTTTATGGAAGTATAAATCTCCTTGGAGCTGTAATAGGTATAATGTTTGGGTCCTTGATGGGAGCTTTTATTACTTCTATCTTCGATAAAGAAAGTTTAGAAACTTTTGGATGGAGGATAGGTTTTCTTTTTGGTATAGTCCTTGCCTTTGTAGGTATATACCTTAGAAGAAAGGCAGAAGAAACACCTGTATTCTTAGCTATTGAAGAGGAAAATAAAACAAAAAATCCGCTTTTAAAGACTTTTATCCATCATCCAAAAGAGTTTTTAATATCAATTATTTACAGCTCCTTGCAAGGAGTTGCATTTTTCCTACTGTTTGTGTACCTGCCTACTTTTTATCAAAAAGTATTAAAAATAGAACCCTCCACTGCTTTATTTATAAACAGTTTTGCAATGACGGTTTTAATCTTACTTATACCTGTGATGGCTTACCTTTCGGATAAGGTAGGTAGAAAACTATTTTTACTAGTATCAACATTTTTATACTCTGTATCTTCAGTCTTTCTTTTTAAGTTAATACTGACAGGAGATATTACAAATATCATAGTAGCCCACGTTTTGTTTGCCGTAATATCTTCAGGGTTTATGGCTATACTTCCTACATTCTTGATAGAGACTTTTCCAGCTGACGTGAGGAATACTGCATTTTCTGTAGGGTATAACATAGCACTTGGTATATTTGGTGGTACTGTTCCTATTGTTGCAACTTACCTAATATCTAAAACTCAAAATCCTTTATCTCCTTCATTTTACCTTACAGCCGTTGCATTTGCCGTGTTTATCACTACATTGTTTATAAAAGAGACTAAAAATAAACCACTTTACTAA